A segment of the Chloroflexota bacterium genome:
GATGAAATCCCCCAGATAGGAGTCCTCCTCCTCGCCCACGGGGGTCTCCAGGCTCAGCGGATGCTGGGAGACTTTGAGGACCTGTTCCACCCTCTCAGGGGTCACCTCCAGCTCGGCCGCGATCTCTTCCACCGTGGGATCGCGCCCCAGCTTCTGGGCCAGATCGCGGCTCACCCGATGCACGCGATTGATCTGCTCATGCATATGCACCGGCACGCGGATGGTCCGCCCCTGATCCGCGATGGCACGCGTCACCGCCTGTCGAATCCACCAGGTGGCGTATGTACTGAACTTATACCCCCGGTGGTAATCGAACTTCTTGACCGCGCGAATGAGGCCGATGTTCCCCTCCTGAATCAGGTCCAGAAAGGGGACCCCCCGCCCCATGTACTTCTTCGCCACGCTGACCACCAGCCGCGAGTTGGCCTCGATCATGTGCCGCTGGGCCGCCTCGCCGTCTCGCACCTGAGCCAACAAGCGCTCACGCTCGACAGGGTCGCTAACCCCTTGAGCTAGACGGCAGCGCGCCTCGCGCCCGCGCTCCATTCGTTTGGCCAATTGTACCTCCTCCTCCGCTGTGAGAAGAGGCACTCGGCCGATCTCCCGCAGGTACAAACTGACGGAATCGTCCGTTTCTAGCTCCCCTAAATCAGGCTCCGCCTGCGTATCCCCCTGGGGTTCAATAGATGGAGGGGGCACGTGGTCCCTCTGGTCGGTGGCGGCGACTCGAATTCCCTTCTCGTACAGTGCAGCGAAAACCTCCTCTGCCTCGTCAAGATCCGATTCGATCTCGGGGAATGCGTCCATAACGTCGTCATAGGTCACATATCCCCGCTGCTGGCCGATGTGGAGAAGATGCTGTATGATCGCCAGGGTATCCGGCGAGGGTGAGAAATCCCTCCTCCGCTGTGTAGCCCGAACATTGGTCCTCAGCAACTCTCCCCTTCTCCTTCCTGTGGCTTTGGGCATTTGGATGCAGGCTTCTCTCTCGACCATGAGCGGTGGTCGACGGGTACCCCCCTACCCCGCGCGAGCGTGCCACGAAAAAGATCACTCCTGCCCAGCCGCCGGCGTCGGCGTCGCCTCGCCTCCTGCCGGGGTTGCCGTCGCCGTCGGAGTGGGCGTGGGTGCATAAGCCGGCTCGCGTACCAACCGCTCCATGTCCTCTATGGTGAACGCATCCACAACATAGACCTTACCCTCCTCACCTTTCTTAACATAATACGCAGACCGCTGAGGGGTCTGGTCTCCCCACCAGAGCGTCTCCTGCTCCCCACCTCGCAGCCTGACTTCAGCCCGCCACGCGGGATCATCCAATCCGTACTCTGATAACTCTATAGTACCCGTAAAAACGCGCCGGGCCTGCAAGCGAGCTAACAAATTGACCACCCGATTGACCCGAACATCGTCCGCCGGCTCCTCAGTTCCCGTCTCCGGATCCGTCAGGGACCAGGAAGCTCCCTCCCCGCGCACCAAACGCGTGCGCCCATCGGGTCCTATGACATCCAATTGTACCACATCCGTCGGATCAAGCTCCCACACGAACGTGGCCGTTGGCTCGGGGGTAACATCTCCTGCCCCATTTTCTCGTTTCATTTCGAAAAAATAGGTATATCCTCCTAAAGCGATGAAGATCACCACGACCAGTAGCGTATTGCGGAATCGCATGATGACCACCCATGACAATCCGTGCGATCAAGCGAGGGATCCGATAGCCTCCCAGGAAGCCCCCGGACTCATCGACGCTCCCACCAGACTGCACCGCCCAACGCCAGCACGATCAGCGGCAGGAAAATCACGGTCCCGTAGAAGATCAGTTTCTGCTGAGCCGGCGTTAGCGGCTGCATCGTCCGGATATCAGGCGGCTTGGGGCCGATGGCGATCAACGCCTCCTCCTCCGCCAGCCAATTCACGCTGTTCCGGAACAGATCCGCGTTGCCGAAAGCTCCTCGTACGCTGTTCAGGATGGCGTTAGAAGCGAAATCGGAATCGCCAAACACGATCAGCCGGCTCCCCCGCTCCCGATACTCCACCGTAATGGCCAGGATCAAGGGCCCACGGGTATCCTCGCCTTCATCGTAGCGTGCCTGCTGCTCCGTCAGGTTCGTCTCCCCCCAGCTATCCCTGCTGGTCTCGATCAGCGGCGTAAAGACGAGATCC
Coding sequences within it:
- the rpoD gene encoding RNA polymerase sigma factor RpoD, with the protein product MPKATGRRRGELLRTNVRATQRRRDFSPSPDTLAIIQHLLHIGQQRGYVTYDDVMDAFPEIESDLDEAEEVFAALYEKGIRVAATDQRDHVPPPSIEPQGDTQAEPDLGELETDDSVSLYLREIGRVPLLTAEEEVQLAKRMERGREARCRLAQGVSDPVERERLLAQVRDGEAAQRHMIEANSRLVVSVAKKYMGRGVPFLDLIQEGNIGLIRAVKKFDYHRGYKFSTYATWWIRQAVTRAIADQGRTIRVPVHMHEQINRVHRVSRDLAQKLGRDPTVEEIAAELEVTPERVEQVLKVSQHPLSLETPVGEEEDSYLGDFIEDEEAVSPSDEASRRVLREAIDEILESLSPREVRILQMRFGLVDGCTHTLEEVGRKFGVTRERIRQIEAHALSRLRHPSRSRRLRDYL
- a CDS encoding DUF4340 domain-containing protein; this translates as MRFRNTLLVVVIFIALGGYTYFFEMKRENGAGDVTPEPTATFVWELDPTDVVQLDVIGPDGRTRLVRGEGASWSLTDPETGTEEPADDVRVNRVVNLLARLQARRVFTGTIELSEYGLDDPAWRAEVRLRGGEQETLWWGDQTPQRSAYYVKKGEEGKVYVVDAFTIEDMERLVREPAYAPTPTPTATATPAGGEATPTPAAGQE